The genomic DNA AATATGGTGGCGCTGGATAACAACCAGCCAAAACTCTTTAATCTAAAAGGGATGCTTGAGTGCTTCGTTAACCACCGCCGTGAAGTGGTTACACGTCGTACCGTGTACGAGTTGCGTAAAGCGCGCGACCGTGCCCATATCCTCGAAGGCTTGGCGGTTGCACTGGCCAACATTGATGAAGTGATTGAGCTCATTCGTCAAGCGCCGACACCTGCCGTGGCCAAGCAAGAGCTACAGGATCAAGGCTGGGGGCTGGGGGGTGTGTCCGCCATGCTCGAAGCTGTCGGTGGCGAAAACGCGCGCCCCGAATGGTTGGCACCGGAGTTTGGTGCCCGTGACGATGGCTCGTACTATCTGACCGAGCAGCAAGCACAAGCGATTCTCGATTTACGCTTGCACAAGCTTACTGGGCTTGAGCATGAGAAAATCTTGGATGAGTACAAGGGCTTACTCGATCAAATTGCTGAACTGCTACATATTCTAGCGAGCACCGAACGTCTCATGGAAGTGATCCGTGAAGAGCTCGAAGCCGTCCGTGATGGTTTTGGCGACAAGCGTCTCACCGAAATCACTGCCGCGAGTGCAGACATTGATATTGAAGATCTTATCAATGAAGAAGATGTGGTCGTGACCTGGTCACACGATGGTTACGTCAAGTATCAGGTATTGAGTGACTACGAAGCGCAGCGCCGTGGTGGTAAGGGTAAATCAGCCACGCGGATGAAGGATGAAGACTTCATTGAGCGACTGCTGGTCGCGAACACCCATGACACAATACTGTGCTTCTCGACGCGCGGACGTATGTACTGGCTGAAAGTCTATCAGCTGCCGCATGCATCGCGTAATGCGCGCGGTAAGCCAATTGTCAATCTACTCCCGCTGGAAGAAGATGAGCGTATTACCGCGATCTTGCCAGTACGTGAGTATGAAGAAGACAAATACGTCTTTATGGCCACGGCTCATGGTACAGTGAAGAAAACACCACTGACTGACTTTAGTCGTCCACGGAGCGCCGGGATCATTGCAGTGAACTTGCGCGACGGCGATAGCCTAATTGGTGCGCAGCTCACTGACGATAGCAGTGAAGTGATGCTGTTCTCGCAATTCGGTAAAGTGGTGCGTTTCCTTGCATCCAATGACACCGTCCGTGCAATGGGTCGTACTGCCGCGGGGGTACGAGGCATTCAGCTGGCTGAAAACGATGAGGTCGTTTCGTTGATTGTTCCGCAAGAGAATGCGGAAATCTTGACCGTGACTGAGAACGGCTTTGGTAAGCGTACTGCGTTGGCTGAATATCCAACCAAGAGTCGCGCCACCAAAGGGGTGGTCTCAATCAAAGTGTCTGAGCGTAACGGCGATGTTGTCAGTGCCATCCAGGTGTGTGAAGGCGATGAGCTGATGATGATCACCAATGCGGGTACCTTGGTACGTACGCGTGCGGAAGAGGTCAGCCAGGTGAGTCGTAATACCCAAGGTGTGCGCCTGATCCGCGTCAGTGATGACGAGAAAGTAGTAGGCTTGCAGCGTATCGAGGAGCCTGACGAAGACGAGATGGAAGCCTTGGCTAATGAGGCCGGGACAACCACTCAGTCTGAAGGCAGCGAGGCGTCCACGACGGCCGATGATCACGACAGCGATGCGCAAGAGCAGCCGCCAGAGTCGGATGATGATCAAAACGGGTAACGTGTCGCTGAGATAACGTTTTAAGGGTGCAGTGAACTGCACCCTTTTTTAATGCCTATTGTCAGGAGTGATGATGGAAATTGTGTTCGGAACTGCGTTGGCGCTTTCAAATTACTCGCGAAACGTGTTAAATCAATCACACGCCTTTTAAAACAGAGAAACCATTGCGACTTTCGACGCCGCAAGTGATAAATAAGCAGGAGCCCCTCCCCAACATGGATAAGGTATATAATTTCTCCGCAGGCCCCGCGATGTTGCCACGCGAGGTGATGCTAAAAGCACAAAAAGAATTGATGAACTGGCAAGACTTTGGTACCTCGGTGATGGAAGTGTCGCATCGCAGCCAAGCGTTCTTAGCCGTTGCCCGTCAGTCAGAGCAAGATTTGCGCGAACTACTGGTGATCCCCGACAACTACCATATTCTTTTTTGTCAGGGAGGCGCGCGAGCGCAGTTCGCAGCGGTACCCATGAACCTAATGGGTAACCACACTATCGCCGATTATGTCGATGGTGGCTATTGGGCCGAAAGTGCCGTCAAAGAAGCTAAACGCTATTGCACGCCCAATGTTATCAATGTTCGCCGTGAGCGAGAGGGCAAGCGTGCTATCTCGCCAGCCAAAGACTGGTTACTCAGTGATGATGCGGCGTATGTTCATTTCTGCCCAAATGAGACCATTGATGGTATTGAAATCAATGATCTGCCTGAGACCAATAAACCCATTGTCGCGGACATGTCCTCAACCATCTTGTCACGTCCGATTGATGTGTCTAAATATGGTGTGATTTACGCTGGTGCGCAAAAGAACATCGGTCCGGCAGGGCTGACCCTGGTGATTGTACGTGATGATTTATTGGGACTGGCGCGAGACGTGCTTCCCAGCGTGCTTAACTATAAGGTGTTGGCAGACAAAGACTCGATGTTCAACACGCCGCCGACTTTTGCCTGGTATCTGGCTGCCGAAGTCTTTAAATGGCTGAAAAAACAAGGTGGAATTGAGGCGATTTATGCGCGCAATCAACAAAAGGCGGCGCTACTTTATCAAGCCATCGATCAATCGAGCTTATACCGCAATGACATTCACCAAGACAATCGTTCACTGATGAATGTACCGTTTCAATTGGCAAACAGCGAGTTAGATGAGACTTTCCTCGCCGAAGCCATGGAACAAGGCCTACATGCGCTGAAAGGCCACAGAGATGTAGGCGGTATGCGTGCCTCTATCTACAACGCCATGCCCCTTGAGGGCGTTCAAGCCTTGGTCGACTTTATGGCCAAGTTTGAAAAGAAATACGGCTAACAAGGGGGCGCGGCAGTCAAGCTAGGCTGCTGCGTTAAGGTGCCACAGGGGTGACCTTCGCAAATCATTGGCGTTTGTTGCCATCTCTTGGTGTTACCTGCCATCACTTGGCGTTATCTGGCAATACGTCGAGCGCAAAACCAAGCCGCTTCTCCACGGGGAAGCGGTTTTTTATTTGAGCGGCGAGAATGACAAAAATAATAATTGTGAGGTTACCGGTATTTTGGTTACTCTGGGGACACTAAGCATCACGGATATAAACCAGAATGGAGCAACTGACACTTTCCCCGATTTCTCATGTAAACGGACACATTAATCTTCCCGGCTCTAAAAGTGTGTCTAACCGCGCGCTGTTGCTTGCCGCGTTAGCCTCAGGCACCACCCGATTAACCAACTTACTGGATAGTGACGACGTGCGGCATATGCTCAATGCGTTTACCGAGTTGGGGGTCGACTATCAATTGTCCAGCGATCGCACCGAGTGTGTGCTGCAAGGGCTGGGACAACCGTTTAATACCGCTGAGGCGACCACGCTCTTTCTCGGCAATGCGGGCACAGCGATGCGACCATTAACGGCTGCATTGTGCCTCGGTGAGGGTGACGTGACCCTGACAGGTGAGCCGAGAATGAAAGAGCGTCCCATAGGCCACCTGGTCGAGGCTCTCAATGCGATTGGCGCTGATATCCAATATCTCGAGACTGAAGGCTACCCGCCACTACGCATCCATGGCACCGGCTTGGCGGGGGGAGATGTCAGCATTGATGGTAGCATCTCCAGTCAGTTTTTAACCGCACTACTGATGGCCGCGCCATTTGCGGAGCAAGAAACCCGGATCACCATTAAAGGGGATCTCGTTTCTAAACCTTACATCGATATTACCCTGGCAATCATGGCGCAATTTGGTGTTGAGGTACAAAATGATCATTACCAAGCGTTTGTGATCCCTGCCGGGCAGCGTTACCAATCGCCAGGTCACTTCATGGTAGAAGGCGATGCGTCATCGGCCTCTTACTTTCTCGCGGCGGCCGCGATTAAGGGCGGTGAAGTCAAAGTGACGGGCATCGGGCGTCATAGTGTGCAAGGTGATATCCAGTTTGCCGATGCACTTGCAGCGATGGGCGCTGAGATTGAGTGGGGCGATGATTATGTGCTTGCCCGTCGAAAGACGCTTAAAGGCGTCGACATGGACTTTAATCATATTCCCGATGCCGCGATGACCATCGGTGTGGCCGCTTTGTTTGCCGAGGGACCCACTTGGATACGTAACGTGTACAATTGGCGGGTGAAAGAAACCGATCGCCTGTATGCGATGGCCACCGAGCTTAAAAAAGTGGGTGCTGTGGTTGAAGAGGGTGAAGACTATTTATACGTCGAGCCACCAAAGCAGTTGCAACACGCGGCCATCGACACCTATGACGATCACCGAATGGCGATGTGCTTCTCGCTAGTGGCGTTAAGTGACACTCCCGTCACTATCAATGACCCAGGCTGCACCTCAAAAACCTTCCCGGACTACTTCGATAAGCTGGCCGCGATCAGCACCGCTGAATAATCAGTTTGCGCAACATTGCTGCTGATATCGACGCAGCAGCAATGATTTCCTCCCATATTTCTTCTATACTATGCGCCGATTTATCGGCGGTTTGTTGGGCAAAAGGCGACAGTGCTGCGCCAGGCTCGTCAAACCCGCTTTAAGCCTCACGCTAATAGACCAGCGAATTGAGCGAAGTAGACGAACGTGGAGAAATTTATGCCGACACAGGCGCCTGTAATTACAGTAGATGGCCCAAGTGGTGCAGGAAAAGGAACCTTATGTATGCGGTTGGCGGAGACACTAGGCTGGCACCTGCTAGACTCTGGTGCCATTTATCGCGTATTGGCATTGGCGGCGATCCATCATGATGTGGACACCTCATCGGAAGAAGCCCTGGTTCCACTGGCGGCTAACCTAGACGTCCAATTTATCGCCGAGGGTGATCTGGT from Salinivibrio kushneri includes the following:
- the gyrA gene encoding DNA topoisomerase (ATP-hydrolyzing) subunit A — translated: MSDLAKEITPVNIEEELKSSYLDYAMSVIVGRALPDVRDGLKPVHRRVLFAMNVLGNDWNKPYKKSARVVGDVIGKYHPHGDSAVYDTIVRMAQPFSLRYMLVDGQGNFGSIDGDSAAAMRYTEVRMAKIAHELLADLDKETVDYVPNYDGTEQIPDVLPTRVPNLLVNGGSGIAVGMATNIPPHNLNEVVNGCLAYIENEDITIDELMEYIPGPDFPTAAMINGRKGIEDAYKTGRGKIYLRAKADIETDKNGKETIVVNEIPYQVNKARLIEKIAELVKDKKIDGISALRDESDKEGMRIVIECRRDAVAEVVLNNLYAQTQLQTSFGINMVALDNNQPKLFNLKGMLECFVNHRREVVTRRTVYELRKARDRAHILEGLAVALANIDEVIELIRQAPTPAVAKQELQDQGWGLGGVSAMLEAVGGENARPEWLAPEFGARDDGSYYLTEQQAQAILDLRLHKLTGLEHEKILDEYKGLLDQIAELLHILASTERLMEVIREELEAVRDGFGDKRLTEITAASADIDIEDLINEEDVVVTWSHDGYVKYQVLSDYEAQRRGGKGKSATRMKDEDFIERLLVANTHDTILCFSTRGRMYWLKVYQLPHASRNARGKPIVNLLPLEEDERITAILPVREYEEDKYVFMATAHGTVKKTPLTDFSRPRSAGIIAVNLRDGDSLIGAQLTDDSSEVMLFSQFGKVVRFLASNDTVRAMGRTAAGVRGIQLAENDEVVSLIVPQENAEILTVTENGFGKRTALAEYPTKSRATKGVVSIKVSERNGDVVSAIQVCEGDELMMITNAGTLVRTRAEEVSQVSRNTQGVRLIRVSDDEKVVGLQRIEEPDEDEMEALANEAGTTTQSEGSEASTTADDHDSDAQEQPPESDDDQNG
- the serC gene encoding 3-phosphoserine/phosphohydroxythreonine transaminase yields the protein MDKVYNFSAGPAMLPREVMLKAQKELMNWQDFGTSVMEVSHRSQAFLAVARQSEQDLRELLVIPDNYHILFCQGGARAQFAAVPMNLMGNHTIADYVDGGYWAESAVKEAKRYCTPNVINVRREREGKRAISPAKDWLLSDDAAYVHFCPNETIDGIEINDLPETNKPIVADMSSTILSRPIDVSKYGVIYAGAQKNIGPAGLTLVIVRDDLLGLARDVLPSVLNYKVLADKDSMFNTPPTFAWYLAAEVFKWLKKQGGIEAIYARNQQKAALLYQAIDQSSLYRNDIHQDNRSLMNVPFQLANSELDETFLAEAMEQGLHALKGHRDVGGMRASIYNAMPLEGVQALVDFMAKFEKKYG
- the aroA gene encoding 3-phosphoshikimate 1-carboxyvinyltransferase, coding for MEQLTLSPISHVNGHINLPGSKSVSNRALLLAALASGTTRLTNLLDSDDVRHMLNAFTELGVDYQLSSDRTECVLQGLGQPFNTAEATTLFLGNAGTAMRPLTAALCLGEGDVTLTGEPRMKERPIGHLVEALNAIGADIQYLETEGYPPLRIHGTGLAGGDVSIDGSISSQFLTALLMAAPFAEQETRITIKGDLVSKPYIDITLAIMAQFGVEVQNDHYQAFVIPAGQRYQSPGHFMVEGDASSASYFLAAAAIKGGEVKVTGIGRHSVQGDIQFADALAAMGAEIEWGDDYVLARRKTLKGVDMDFNHIPDAAMTIGVAALFAEGPTWIRNVYNWRVKETDRLYAMATELKKVGAVVEEGEDYLYVEPPKQLQHAAIDTYDDHRMAMCFSLVALSDTPVTINDPGCTSKTFPDYFDKLAAISTAE